The Patescibacteria group bacterium nucleotide sequence AGCTACATCGGCAACGGCAACTTCACCAGCGGGGTCGCTTGTTGGACTCCGCGCTACATCAATCTCCAGTGGCCCGGTTTCACGGTTCAGGACGACCACTCGGCTCGTCTGGATGTGAACGGTGGTCACAACTACTACGAGTACACCCTACTTCAACCCTGCGCTCCACTGCCGACGAACCGTCAATTGCAGCTTGACCTCACCCTCGGTGCCGCTTCACCCTGCAGCGTCTTCATCGCCGTGGGTAGTGAAGCCAAACACAACTTCCATCTCTGGAAAGGGTACGCGCTAAGACGGCTCGTGGACCTCCCGGTACACGAGACGATCACGGTGACGACCCCGAATCCAGTTGACACGCTCTACCTCTACGCTGGAAAGTCGACCAGCTCGGTGTGGGTGAAACAGATCAGTCTGAAGGACGGGGCTACACAGTCAGTAGCCGAAGTCGCGGGCGATCTGGTGCTGGCACCCAATCCCATGAAGGGGGCGGGTACGGTCATGCGCCTCACTCTCGAAACACCTGCCAATGTCCTAGTCGAGGTCTACAATGTCTCGGGACAAAGAGTCCGCGTGCTCTACGACGGGCGGCTTCAACCGGGACCGCGGTCAATCTTCTGGGACGGCCAGGACGAGCACGGCACCAGAGTACCCAGCGGTCTCTACTTCACCCGTTGCCGGATGAACGAACGGACGTATACCAAGACGTTGATCGTCGTCAGGTAGCGCCGCACCTTTTCACGTTCGCACGGGACACAATCCAATGTGTCCTTTTCTATTAACACCACACTTGGTCGATGGGCAATAATATAGTAAAATATAGCTGGCCACGCAAAGTTAATTAATACATCAGCGTTGCGTTGATTTATTTAAAGACATGAATATAAAAGATGGGTCGGTCAACATGGATTACCACGTTTCGCTGAAGCTTGTCTTGAAAAATAAGCTGGGCGAAGTCTTGTTATTGAAGGAGCCGGATGATAACTCAATGGCTGGGTATTATGATTTGCCGGGTGGCCGGGTTACCAGGGGTGAAATAAATACTTCGTTAAGAAAAATAATTAAACGCGAAATAGCCGAGGAAATTGGCAGCCAGGTTAAGTATTTGCTGAAAGAAATACCCGTGGCCACGGGTCGTCATGTTTATTATTCCAAGCGATCCCATCGTGATCAACATTTATTTTGGATAGTATTTGAGACCAAATATTTAGGCGGTAAAATAAACGTATCTTTCGAGCACAAAGAGTACGCCTGGATCAAGATCAC carries:
- a CDS encoding FlgD immunoglobulin-like domain containing protein, whose amino-acid sequence is SYIGNGNFTSGVACWTPRYINLQWPGFTVQDDHSARLDVNGGHNYYEYTLLQPCAPLPTNRQLQLDLTLGAASPCSVFIAVGSEAKHNFHLWKGYALRRLVDLPVHETITVTTPNPVDTLYLYAGKSTSSVWVKQISLKDGATQSVAEVAGDLVLAPNPMKGAGTVMRLTLETPANVLVEVYNVSGQRVRVLYDGRLQPGPRSIFWDGQDEHGTRVPSGLYFTRCRMNERTYTKTLIVVR
- a CDS encoding NUDIX domain-containing protein is translated as MNIKDGSVNMDYHVSLKLVLKNKLGEVLLLKEPDDNSMAGYYDLPGGRVTRGEINTSLRKIIKREIAEEIGSQVKYLLKEIPVATGRHVYYSKRSHRDQHLFWIVFETKYLGGKINVSFEHKEYAWIKITKRNYQKYFIRGPLDSMHNYLFHKFA